Below is a genomic region from Prochlorococcus marinus str. MIT 0918.
TCTGATTTAGTAGAGTTCATTTAACGTTTAACTTTCTTTTTATCTTTTAGTTTCCTTAACCTTATAGATTCAGGTGTAACTTCTAACATTTCACCAGGACCTATATATTCTAAAGCCCTTTCTAGTGTTATTTCTATTGGTGACTGTAAAGTATCAAGTTCTTCAGCTCCAGCGGAGCGCATATTAGTTAGTTGCTTTGTCTTACATATATTAATTTCTAAGTCTTGAGGTCTATTATGTTCACCAATGATCATTCCTTTATAAACCTTTGTTCCAGGGGATATAAAAAATTGACCACGGTCTTCAGCATTTTTTAGCGAATAAAAAGTAGAGACGCCTTCTTCAAAAGAAATTAAAACTCCATTCCTTCGAGCCTCAAATTCTCCTAACTTAGGTCTATATTCAAAAAATGAATGGCTCATTATCCCCTCTCCTCTTGTTGCTCTTATAAATTCTCCTCTAAAGCCAATTAAACCTCTTGATGGAATTAAAAATTCTAATTGTGTTCTTCCATCATTTGTATTTAGCATATTCTGCATTTCACTTTTTCTAGTGCCAAGTTTTTCTATACATGTTCCTACTGATTCTTCAGGAACATCTAAAACTAAAGTCTCTAATGGTTCACAAAGTTGTTCATCGATTGTTCGGAAAATAACCTGTGGTTGAGATACTTGGAATTCATAACCTTCTCTTCTCATAGTCTCAATTAAAATCCCTAAATGCAATTCTCCTCGGCCACATACAGCAAATCGATCTGGAGAGTCTGTTTCTTCAACACGTAAAGCAACATTAGTAAGTAATTCTTTAAATAACCTTTCTCGTAATTGCCTACTAGTAACAAACTTACCTTCTTTGCCTGCAAAAGGAGAATCATTCACAACAAATGTCATCTGCAATGTTGGTTCATCAACTTTAATTAGTGGTAAAGCCTTGGGTTCATCAGGACAAGCTATAGTCTCACCAATATTTACATCATCAAAACCAGAAACTGCAACAATATTACCTGCGTAAGCTTCATTTATATCTATTCTCTGTAGTCCTTCAAAACCCATTAATTTACTAATTCTTCCTTGTTTAACTTTGCCATCTTCTTTTATTAAAGATGCTCTTTGGCCTGATTTAATAACGCCATTATGAACTCTCCCAATAATAATTCTTCCAAGAAAATCAGAATAATCTAAAGAAGTAATTTGCAATTGCAAAGGTTTATTTTGATCTCCAATTGGAGGTGGAACATGACGAATTATAGAATCAAAAAGAGGTTTCATATTTTCACTATCGGTTGCCATATCAGGCTTTGCAAATCCTCCTAATCCACTTCCAAATAAATAAGGGAAATCACACTGATCATCATCAGCACCCAATTCTAGAAAAAGATCTAAAACCTTATCTACAGCCTCTTCAGGATCGACTCTGGCTCTATCAATCTTATTTACAAAGACAATAGGCCTAAGACCTTGTTCAAGTGCTTTTTTAAGTACAAATCTAGTTTGGGGCATAGGTCCTTCA
It encodes:
- the typA gene encoding translational GTPase TypA, with product MISNQQSLRNIAIVAHVDHGKTTLVDALLNQSGIFRDNEFVPTCVMDSNDLERERGITILSKNTAITYNETRINIVDTPGHADFGGEVERVLGMVDGCLLIVDANEGPMPQTRFVLKKALEQGLRPIVFVNKIDRARVDPEEAVDKVLDLFLELGADDDQCDFPYLFGSGLGGFAKPDMATDSENMKPLFDSIIRHVPPPIGDQNKPLQLQITSLDYSDFLGRIIIGRVHNGVIKSGQRASLIKEDGKVKQGRISKLMGFEGLQRIDINEAYAGNIVAVSGFDDVNIGETIACPDEPKALPLIKVDEPTLQMTFVVNDSPFAGKEGKFVTSRQLRERLFKELLTNVALRVEETDSPDRFAVCGRGELHLGILIETMRREGYEFQVSQPQVIFRTIDEQLCEPLETLVLDVPEESVGTCIEKLGTRKSEMQNMLNTNDGRTQLEFLIPSRGLIGFRGEFIRATRGEGIMSHSFFEYRPKLGEFEARRNGVLISFEEGVSTFYSLKNAEDRGQFFISPGTKVYKGMIIGEHNRPQDLEINICKTKQLTNMRSAGAEELDTLQSPIEITLERALEYIGPGEMLEVTPESIRLRKLKDKKKVKR